A genomic segment from Syngnathus scovelli strain Florida chromosome 3, RoL_Ssco_1.2, whole genome shotgun sequence encodes:
- the LOC125994127 gene encoding SWI/SNF-related matrix-associated actin-dependent regulator of chromatin subfamily B member 1 codes for MALSKTFGQKPVKFQLEDDGDFYMIGSEVGNYLRMFRGSLYKRYPSLWRKLASVEERKKIVESSHDHGYTQLATSVTLLKASEVEEILDGNDDKYKAVSISTEPPAYLREQKAKRNSQWVPTLPNSSHHLDAVPCSTTINRTRLGRDKKRTFPLCFDDHDPAVIHENATQSEVLVPIRLDMEIEGQKLRDAFTWNMNEKLMTPEMFSEILCDDLDLNPLAFVPAIASAIRQQMESYPTDSILDEQTDQRVIIKLNIHVGNISLVDQFEWDMSERDNSPEKFALKLCSELGLGGEFVTTIAYSIRGQLSWHQRTYAFSENPLPTVEIAIRNTGDADQWCPLLETLTDAEMEKKIRDQDRNTRRMRRLANTAPAW; via the exons ATGGCGCTTAGCAAAACATTTGGGCAAAAACCTGTCAAATTCCAGCTGGAAGAtgatggggatttttatatgaTCGGCTCGGAG GTGGGCAACTACTTGCGCATGTTCAGGGGATCCCTGTACAAGCGCTATCCGTCCCTGTGGAGGAAGTTGGCGTCGGTAGAGGAGCGCAAGAAGATTGTGGAGTCATCGCACG ATCACGGCTACACGCAGCTAGCCACCAGCGTGACGCTGCTCAAGGCCAGCGAGGTGGAAGAGATTCTGGACGGCAACGACGACAAGTACAAAGCCGTCTCCATAAGCACCGAGCCTCCCGCATACTTGAG GGAACAGAAGGCCAAGAGGAACAGCCAGTGGGTTCCCACGCTGCCCAACAGCTCCCACCACCTGGACGCCGTACCCTGCTCCACCACCATCAACCGCACCCGTCTAGGTCGAGACAAGAAGAGGACATTCCCGCTCTG CTTTGATGACCATGACCCGGCGGTGATCCACGAGAACGCCACGCAGTCTGAAGTGCTGGTGCCCATCCGTCTGGACATGGAAATCGAAGGCCAGAAGCTTCGAGACGCCTTTACGTGGAATATGAATG AGAAACTGATGACTCCCGAGATGTTTTCGGAGATCCTGTGCGACGACCtggacctcaaccctttggCTTTCGTGCCCGCCATCGCTTCCGCCATTCGCCAGCAGATGGAGTCGTACCCCACTGACAGCATCCTGGATGAGCAGACGGACCAGAGGGTCATCATAAAG CTCAACATCCACGTGGGCAACATCTCCCTGGTGGACCAGTTTGAGTGGGACATGTCGGAAAGGGACAACTCCCCGGAGAAGTTTGCGCTCAAGCTGTGCTCAGAGTTGGGTCTGGGAGGCGAGTTCGTCACCACCATCGCATACAGCATCAGGGGGCAGCTCAGCTGGCACCAGAGGACGTACGCCTTCAG CGAGAACCCGCTCCCCACGGTGGAGATTGCCATCAGGAACACGGGTGACGCTGACCAGTGGTGCCCCTTGCTGGAGACGCTGACGGACGCTGAGATGGAGAAGAAGATCAGAGACCAAGACAGAAACACCAG GCGAATGAGGCGACTCGCCAACACGGCGCCGGCCTGGTAG
- the LOC125993987 gene encoding zinc finger protein 665 isoform X2 — translation MSARTTASNVEEKDLTRRQLEDLWLQPYVVFRRADISEAIRPKQQEPELPRIKEEEDVDKEVHHLNDEQMQQTFLCTVKKEEEPERPCIKEEGEESCDIKKEEEEEEIPLTGVPVKSFDEVSKAAELPSCSSNQQMTREGDGDRCGGSQAGPSSDSDDVSSHAPDDDDDEKKHRQCSQCGKRCANNSVLKQHMRMHTRKQNLSCSVCGQRFTKKESLKTHTNIHTGEKPFSCSVCGQRFNRKGNLTSHTRTHTGEKPFSCSVCGQIFSQKANLKTHTIIHTGDKPFSCSVCGQKFTLKDHLRVHTRTHTGEKPFSCSVCGQRFSVQQNLKRHTRIHTGEKPFSCSVCGQRFSEKQKLTIHTRTHTGEKPFSCSVCGKIFSQKGILKRHTRIHTGEKPFSCSVCGQRFSEKQKLTIHTSTHTGEKPFSCSVCGKIFSQKGILKRHTRIHTGEKAFSCSDCGQKFCLRGALTVHTRIHTGEKPFSCSVCGQRFTQIGSLAVHTRIHTGEKPFSCSVCGERFTHIGSLAAHTRIHTGEKPFSCSVCGQRFSQKATLTSHTRIHTGEKPFSCSVCGQRFSEKATLTSHTRIHTGEKPFSCSVCGQNFSVKGTLRRHTRTHTGEKPFSCSVCGQRFSQKATLTVHTRTHTGEKPFLCSVCGQKFGDKRTLKSHTRIHTGEKPFSCSVCGQRFSEKQNLISHTRTHTGEKPFSCSVCGQKFSDKRTLKRHARIHTGENPVACSVPCQKVSLENSEFVGEMINGP, via the exons atgtctGCAAGGACCACGGCAAGTAACGTGGAGGAAAAGGACCTTACTCGTCGGCAACTGGAAGATCTTTGGCTTCAGCCTTATGTTGTGTTCCGCAGAGCTG acatcagtgaAGCTATTCGTCCTAAGCAGCAGGAGCCAGAGCTCCCTCGCAttaaagaggaggaagatgtgGACAAAGAGGTCCACCACCTGAATGATGAACAAATGCAGCAGACGTTTCTTTGCACCGTAAAGAAGGAAGAAGAGCCGGAGCGACCTTGCATcaaagaggagggagaagaatcctgtgacattaaaaaggaggaggaggaggaggagatacCATTGACTGGTGTTCCTGTGAAGAGTTTTGATGaggtgagcaaagcggcggagcTTCCAAGCTGCAGCTCAAATCAACAAATGACCCGAGAAGGTGATGGAGACCGCTGTGGAGGATCACAAGCAGGTCCATCATCAGATAGTGATGACGTGTCGTCACATGctcctgatgatgatgatgatgaaaagaAACACAGGCAATGTTCTCAGTGTGGGAAACGTTGTGCTAATAACAGTGTTTTGAAACAACACATGAGAATGCACACAAGAAAGCAAAacctttcatgctcagtttgtggccaaagattcactAAGAAGGAAAGCTTAAAAACGCACACAAATATCcatactggtgagaaacctttttcatgctcagtttgtggccaaagattcaatCGTAAAGGAAATCTAACaagtcatacaagaacccacactggtgagaaacctttttcatgctcagtttgtggccaaatattctctcagaaggcaaacttgaaaacacacacaataatCCACACCGGCgacaaacctttttcatgctcagtttgtggccagaaaTTCACTCTGAAGGATCATCTTAGAgttcatacaagaacccacactggtgagaaacctttttcatgctcagtttgtggccaaagattctctgtgCAGCAAaacttaaaaaggcacacaagaatccacactggcgagaaacctttttcatgctcagtttgtggtcaaagattctctgAGAAGCAAAAGTTAACaatacacacaagaacccacactggtgagaaacctttttcatgctcagtttgtggcaaaataTTCAGTCAGAAGGGAATcttaaaaagacacacaagaatccacactggcgagaaacctttttcatgctcagtttgtggtcaaagattctctgAGAAGCAAAAGTTAACAATACACACAagtacccacactggtgagaaacctttttcatgctcagtttgtggcaaaataTTCAGTCAGAAGGGAATcttaaaaagacacacaagaatccacactggcgagaaagctttttcatgctcagattgtggccaaaaattctgtcTGAGGGGAGCTCTAACagttcatacaagaatccacactggtgagaaacctttttcatgctcagtttgtggccaaagattcactCAGATAGGAAGTCTTGCagttcatacaagaatccacactggcgagaaacctttttcatgctcagtttgtggcgaaAGATTCACTCACATAGGAAGTCTTGCagctcatacaagaatccacactggcgagaaacctttttcatgctcagtttgtggccaaaggttCTCTCAGAAGGCAACTTTAAcaagtcatacaagaatccacactggcgagaaacctttttcatgctcagtttgtggccaaagattctctgagAAGGCAACTTTAAcaagtcatacaagaatccacactggcgagaaacctttttcatgctcagtttgtggccaaaacttCTCTGTGAAGGGAACTCTAAGAcgtcatacaagaacccacactggcgagaaacctttttcatgctcagtttgtggccaaagattctctcagaaagcAACTTTAACAgttcatacaagaacccacactggtgagaaaccttttttatgctcagtttgtggccagaaaTTTGGTGATAAGAGAAccttaaaaagtcatacaagaatccacactggcgagaaacctttttcatgctcagtttgtggccaaagattctctgagAAGCAAAACTTAATaagtcatacaagaacccacactggtgagaaacctttttcatgctcagtttgtggccagaaaTTCAGTGACAAGAGAACCTTAAAACGTCatgcaagaatccacactggcgagaacccTGTTGCCTGCTCAGTCCCTTGTCAAAAAGTCTCTCTTgagaattctgaatttgttggGGAGATGATCAATGGTCCGTGA
- the LOC137840115 gene encoding oocyte zinc finger protein XlCOF6-like isoform X1: MSARTTAKYVEEKDRTRRPLEDLWLQPYVVLRRADISEAIRPKQQEPELPRIKEEEDVGKEVHHLNEQMEQTFLCTVKKEEEPEWPCIKEEGEDSCDIKKEEEEEIPLTGVPVKSFDEVSKAAELPSCSSNQQMTREGDGDRCGGSQAAPPSDSEDVSSHAPDDNDDDDDDESQKKHRQCSQCGKHCANNSVLKQHMRMHTRKQNFSCSVCGQRFSVKTNLKRHMKIHTGEKPFSCSVCGQTFSEKATLTRHRRIHTGEKPFSCSVCGQRFSDKRNLKTHSRNHTGEKPFPGSDCGQKCSHKETLKSHTRTHTGEKPYSCSFCGQRFSQKATLKCHTRIHTGEKPYSCSVCGQRFRQTGNRAVHTRIHTGEKPFSCSVCGQKFTLKDHLTVHTRTHTGEKPFSCSVCGQRFTEKGTLTSHTRIHTGEKPFSCSLCGQRFSVKANLRRHTIIHTGEKPYSCSVCGQGFSVKEHLTIHTRTHTGEKPFSCSVCGQRFNEKGSLKRHTNIHTGEKPFSCSVCGQRFRHRGPLTLHTRTHTGEKPFSCSVCGQKFSEKRALKRHARIHTGENPVACPVTCQKVSIENSEFVGEMINGP, from the exons atgtctGCAAGGACCACGGCCAAGTACGTGGAGGAAAAGGACCGTACTCGTCGACCACTGGAAGATCTTTGGCTGCAGCCTTATGTTGTGTTACGCAGAGCTG acatcagtgaAGCTATTCGTCCTAAGCAGCAGGAGCCAGAGCTCCCTCGCAttaaagaggaggaagatgtgGGCAAAGAGGTCCACCACTTGAATGAACAAATGGAGCAGACGTTTCTTTGCACCGTAAAGAAGGAAGAAGAGCCGGAGTGGCCTTGTATcaaagaggagggagaagactcctgtgacattaaaaaggaggaggaggaggagatacCATTGACTGGTGTTCCTGTGAAGAGTTTTGATGaggtgagcaaagcggcggagcTTCCAAGCTGCAGCTCAAATCAACAAATGACCCGAGAAGGTGATGGAGACCGCTGTGGAGGATCACAAGCAGCTCCACCATCAGATAGTGAGGACGTGTCGTCTCATGCtcctgatgataatgatgatgatgatgatgatgagtctcAAAAGAAACACAGGCAATGTTCTCAGTGTGGGAAACATTGTGCTAATAACAGTGTTTTGAAACAACACATGAGAATGCACACAAGAAAGCAAaacttttcatgctcagtttgtggccaaagattctcagtgaAGACAAACTTAAAAAGGCACATGAAAATCcatactggtgagaaacctttttcatgctccgtTTGTGGCCAAACATTCTCTGAGAAGGCAACTTTAACACGTCAtagaagaatccacactggtgagaaacctttttcatgctcagtttgtggccaaagattctctgatAAGCGAAACTTAAAAACACACTCAAGaaaccacactggtgagaagccTTTTCCAGGCTCGGATTGTGGCCAGAAATGTAGTCATAAGGAAAccttaaaaagtcatacaagaacccatactggtgagaaaccttattCATGCTcattttgtggccaaagattctctcagaaggcaactttaaaatgtcatacaagaatccacactggtgagaaaccttattcatgctcagtttgtggccaaagattcaggCAGACAGGAAATCGAGCagttcatacaagaatccacactggcgagaaacctttttcatgctcagtttgtggccagaaaTTCACTCTGAAGGATCATCTTACAgttcatacaagaacccacactggcgagaaacctttttcatgctcagtttgtggccaaagattcactGAGAAGGGAACTTTAAcaagtcatacaagaatccacactggtgagaaacctttttcatgctcactttgtggccaaagattttcaGTGAAGGCAAACCTAAGAAGGCACACAATAATCCACACCGGCGAGAAACCttattcatgctcagtttgtggccaaggaTTTTCAGTGAAGGAACACTTAACaatacacacaagaacccacactggtgagaaacctttttcatgctcagtttgtggccaaagattcaatGAGAAGGGAagcttaaaaaggcacacaaatatccacactggcgagaaacctttttcatgctcagtttgtggccaaaggttTCGTCATAGAGGACCTCTAACActtcatacaagaacccacactggtgagaaacctttttcatgctcagtttgtggccagaaaTTCAGTGAGAAGAGAGCCTTAAAACGTCatgcaagaatccacactggcgagaacccTGTTGCCTGCCCAGTCACTTGCCAAAAAGTCTCTATTgagaattctgaatttgttggGGAGATGATCAATGGTCCGTGA
- the LOC125993987 gene encoding zinc finger protein 665 isoform X1, with amino-acid sequence MSARTTAKYVEEKGRTRRRLEDLWLQPYVVLRRADISEAIRPKQQEPELPRIKEEEDVDKEVHHLNDEQMQQTFLCTVKKEEEPERPCIKEEGEESCDIKKEEEEEEIPLTGVPVKSFDEVSKAAELPSCSSNQQMTREGDGDRCGGSQAGPSSDSDDVSSHAPDDDDDEKKHRQCSQCGKRCANNSVLKQHMRMHTRKQNLSCSVCGQRFTKKESLKTHTNIHTGEKPFSCSVCGQRFNRKGNLTSHTRTHTGEKPFSCSVCGQIFSQKANLKTHTIIHTGDKPFSCSVCGQKFTLKDHLRVHTRTHTGEKPFSCSVCGQRFSVQQNLKRHTRIHTGEKPFSCSVCGQRFSEKQKLTIHTRTHTGEKPFSCSVCGKIFSQKGILKRHTRIHTGEKPFSCSVCGQRFSEKQKLTIHTSTHTGEKPFSCSVCGKIFSQKGILKRHTRIHTGEKAFSCSDCGQKFCLRGALTVHTRIHTGEKPFSCSVCGQRFTQIGSLAVHTRIHTGEKPFSCSVCGERFTHIGSLAAHTRIHTGEKPFSCSVCGQRFSQKATLTSHTRIHTGEKPFSCSVCGQRFSEKATLTSHTRIHTGEKPFSCSVCGQNFSVKGTLRRHTRTHTGEKPFSCSVCGQRFSQKATLTVHTRTHTGEKPFLCSVCGQKFGDKRTLKSHTRIHTGEKPFSCSVCGQRFSEKQNLISHTRTHTGEKPFSCSVCGQKFSDKRTLKRHARIHTGENPVACSVPCQKVSLENSEFVGEMINGP; translated from the coding sequence acatcagtgaAGCTATTCGTCCTAAGCAGCAGGAGCCAGAGCTCCCTCGCAttaaagaggaggaagatgtgGACAAAGAGGTCCACCACCTGAATGATGAACAAATGCAGCAGACGTTTCTTTGCACCGTAAAGAAGGAAGAAGAGCCGGAGCGACCTTGCATcaaagaggagggagaagaatcctgtgacattaaaaaggaggaggaggaggaggagatacCATTGACTGGTGTTCCTGTGAAGAGTTTTGATGaggtgagcaaagcggcggagcTTCCAAGCTGCAGCTCAAATCAACAAATGACCCGAGAAGGTGATGGAGACCGCTGTGGAGGATCACAAGCAGGTCCATCATCAGATAGTGATGACGTGTCGTCACATGctcctgatgatgatgatgatgaaaagaAACACAGGCAATGTTCTCAGTGTGGGAAACGTTGTGCTAATAACAGTGTTTTGAAACAACACATGAGAATGCACACAAGAAAGCAAAacctttcatgctcagtttgtggccaaagattcactAAGAAGGAAAGCTTAAAAACGCACACAAATATCcatactggtgagaaacctttttcatgctcagtttgtggccaaagattcaatCGTAAAGGAAATCTAACaagtcatacaagaacccacactggtgagaaacctttttcatgctcagtttgtggccaaatattctctcagaaggcaaacttgaaaacacacacaataatCCACACCGGCgacaaacctttttcatgctcagtttgtggccagaaaTTCACTCTGAAGGATCATCTTAGAgttcatacaagaacccacactggtgagaaacctttttcatgctcagtttgtggccaaagattctctgtgCAGCAAaacttaaaaaggcacacaagaatccacactggcgagaaacctttttcatgctcagtttgtggtcaaagattctctgAGAAGCAAAAGTTAACaatacacacaagaacccacactggtgagaaacctttttcatgctcagtttgtggcaaaataTTCAGTCAGAAGGGAATcttaaaaagacacacaagaatccacactggcgagaaacctttttcatgctcagtttgtggtcaaagattctctgAGAAGCAAAAGTTAACAATACACACAagtacccacactggtgagaaacctttttcatgctcagtttgtggcaaaataTTCAGTCAGAAGGGAATcttaaaaagacacacaagaatccacactggcgagaaagctttttcatgctcagattgtggccaaaaattctgtcTGAGGGGAGCTCTAACagttcatacaagaatccacactggtgagaaacctttttcatgctcagtttgtggccaaagattcactCAGATAGGAAGTCTTGCagttcatacaagaatccacactggcgagaaacctttttcatgctcagtttgtggcgaaAGATTCACTCACATAGGAAGTCTTGCagctcatacaagaatccacactggcgagaaacctttttcatgctcagtttgtggccaaaggttCTCTCAGAAGGCAACTTTAAcaagtcatacaagaatccacactggcgagaaacctttttcatgctcagtttgtggccaaagattctctgagAAGGCAACTTTAAcaagtcatacaagaatccacactggcgagaaacctttttcatgctcagtttgtggccaaaacttCTCTGTGAAGGGAACTCTAAGAcgtcatacaagaacccacactggcgagaaacctttttcatgctcagtttgtggccaaagattctctcagaaagcAACTTTAACAgttcatacaagaacccacactggtgagaaaccttttttatgctcagtttgtggccagaaaTTTGGTGATAAGAGAAccttaaaaagtcatacaagaatccacactggcgagaaacctttttcatgctcagtttgtggccaaagattctctgagAAGCAAAACTTAATaagtcatacaagaacccacactggtgagaaacctttttcatgctcagtttgtggccagaaaTTCAGTGACAAGAGAACCTTAAAACGTCatgcaagaatccacactggcgagaacccTGTTGCCTGCTCAGTCCCTTGTCAAAAAGTCTCTCTTgagaattctgaatttgttggGGAGATGATCAATGGTCCGTGA
- the LOC125993987 gene encoding zinc finger protein OZF isoform X4 — MSARTTAKYVEEKGRTRRRLEDLWLQPYVVLRRADISEAIHPKQQEPELPRIKEEEDVGKEVHHLNEQMQQTFLCTVKKEEEPERPCIKEEGEDSCDIKKEEEEEEIPLTGVPVKSFDEVSKAAELPSCSSNQQMTREGDGDRCGGSQAGSPSDSDDVSSHAPDDDDDDEAQKKHRQCSQCGKHCANNSVLKQHMRMHTRKKNFSCSVCGQIFSEKGSLNRHTNIHTGEKPFSCSLCGQRFSLKANLRRHTRIHTGEKPFSCSVCGQRFNRKEHLTVHARTHTGEKPFSCSVCGQRFSEKQNLISHTRTHTGEKPFSCSVCGQRFNEKGSLKRHTNIHTGEKPFSCSVCGQRFRHRGPLTLHTRTHTGEKPFSCSVCGQKFSEKRALKRHARIHTGENPVACSVTCQKVSIENSEFVGEMINSP; from the coding sequence acatcagtgaAGCTATTCATCCTAAGCAGCAGGAGCCAGAGCTCCCTCGCAttaaagaggaggaagatgtgGGCAAAGAAGTCCACCACCTGAATGAACAAATGCAGCAGACGTTTCTTTGCACCGTAAAGAAGGAAGAAGAGCCGGAGCGACCTTGCATcaaagaggagggagaagactcctgtgacattaaaaaggaggaggaggaggaggagatacCATTGACTGGTGTTCCTGTGAAGAGTTTTGATGaggtgagcaaagcggcggagcTTCCAAGCTGCAGCTCAAATCAACAAATGACCCGAGAAGGTGATGGAGACCGCTGTGGAGGATCACAAGCAGGTTCACCATCAGATAGTGATGACGTGTCGTCACATGctcctgatgatgatgatgatgatgaggctcAAAAGAAACACAGGCAATGTTCTCAGTGTGGGAAACATTGTGCTAATAACAGTGTTTTGAAACAACACATGAGAATgcacacaagaaagaaaaacttttcatgctcagtttgtggccaaatattctctgAGAAGGGAAGCTTAAACAGGCACACAAATATCcatactggtgagaaacctttttcatgctcactttgtggccaaagattttcaCTGAAGGCAAACCTAAgaaggcacacaagaatccacactggtgagaaacctttttcatgctcagtttgtggccaaagattcaatCGAAAAGAACATCTAACAGTTCatgcaagaacccacactggcgagaaacctttttcatgctcagtttgtggccaaagattctctgagAAGCAAAACTTAATaagtcatacaagaacccacactggtgagaaacctttttcatgctcagtttgtggccaaagattcaatGAGAAGGGAagcttaaaaaggcacacaaatatccacactggcgagaaacctttttcatgctcagtttgtggccaaaggttTCGTCATAGAGGACCTCTAACActtcatacaagaacccacactggtgagaaacctttttcatgctcagtttgtggccagaaaTTCAGTGAGAAGAGAGCCTTAAAACGTCatgcaagaatccacactggcgagaacccTGTTGCCTGCTCAGTCACTTGCCAAAAAGTCTCTATTgagaattctgaatttgttggGGAGATGATCAATAGTCCGTGA
- the LOC137840115 gene encoding gastrula zinc finger protein XlCGF57.1-like isoform X2, producing the protein MSARTTASNVEEKDRTRRRLEDLWLQRFVVLRRADVSEAIRPKQQEPELPRIKEEEDVDKEVHQLNDEQMQQTFLCTVKKEEEPERPCIKEEGEDSCDIKKEEEEEIPLTGVPVKSFDEVSKAAELPSCSSNQQMTREGDGDRCGGSQAGPPSDSDNVSSHAPDDDDDDDEAQKKHRQCSQCGRCCVNNSVLPQHMRMHTGKKNFSCSVCGQRFSEKGSLKRHTNTHTGEKPFSCSVCGQRFNHKGHLTVHTRTHTGEKPFSCSVCGKNFSDKGAQRRHTRTHTGEKPFSCSVCGRRFPEKQNLKRHTKIHTGEKPFSCSVCGQRFSEKQNLKNHTKIHTGEKPFSCSVCGQKFTQKDHLTVHTRIHTGEKPFSCTVCGQKFSQSGHLKLHTRTHTAKEPFSCSVCGQKFSQRGSLNTHTRIHTGEKPFSCSVCGQRFNQKGHLTVHARTHTGEKRFSCSVCGQRFSEKQNLISHIRTHTGEKPFSCSVCGQKFSYKRTLKRHARIHTGENPVACSVTC; encoded by the exons atgtctGCAAGGACCACGGCAAGTAACGTGGAGGAAAAGGACCGTACTCGTCGACGACTGGAAGATCTTTGGCTGCAGCGTTTTGTTGTGCTACGCAGAGCTG ACGTCAGTGAAGCTATTCGTCCTAAGCAGCAGGAACCAGAGCTCCCTCGCAttaaagaggaggaagatgtgGACAAAGAGGTCCACCAGCTGAATGATGAACAAATGCAGCAGACGTTTCTTTGCACCGTAAAGAAGGAAGAAGAGCCGGAGCGACCTTGCATcaaagaggagggagaagactcctgtgacattaaaaaggaggaggaggaggagatacCATTGACTGGTGTTCCTGTGAAGAGTTTTGATGaggtgagcaaagcggcggagcTTCCAAGCTGCAGCTCAAATCAACAAATGACCCGAGAAGGTGATGGAGACCGCTGTGGAGGATCACAAGCAGGTCCACCATCAGATAGTGATAACGTGTCGTCACATGctcctgatgatgatgatgatgatgatgaggctcAAAAGAAACACAGGCAATGTTCTCAGTGTGGGAGATGTTGTGTTAATAACAGTGTTTTGCCACAACACATGAGAATGCACACAGGAAAGAAAaacttttcatgctcagtttgtggccaaagattctctgagaagggaagcttaaaaaggcacacaaatacccatactggtgagaaacctttttcatgctcagtttgtggccaaagattcaatCATAAAGGACATCTAACAgttcatacaagaacccacactggtgagaaacctttttcatgctcagtttgtggcaaaaactTCTCTGACAAGGGAGCTCAAAGAcgtcatacaagaacccacactggcgagaaacctttttcatgctcagtttgtggccgaaGATTCCCTGAGAAGCAAaacttaaaaaggcacacaaaaatccacactggcgagaaacctttttcatgctcagtttgtggccaaagattctctgagAAGCAAAACTTAAAAAACCACACaaaaatccacactggtgagaaacctttttcatgctcagtttgcggCCAGAAATTCACTCAGAAGGATCATCTTACagttcatacaagaatccacactggtgagaaacctttttcatgcacggtttgtggccaaaaattctctcagagcGGACATTTGAAAttgcacacaagaacccacactgccaaggaacctttttcatgctcagtttgtggccaaaaattctctcagagggGAAGTTTAAAtacgcacacaagaatccacactggtgagaaacctttttcatgctcagtttgtggccaaagattcaatCAAAAAGGACATCTAACAGTTCatgcaagaacccacactggcgagaaacgtttttcatgctcagtttgtggccaaagattctctgagAAGCAAAACTTAATAAGTCAtataagaacccacactggtgagaaacctttttcatgctcagtttgtggccagaaaTTCAGTTATAAGAGAACCTTAAAACGTCatgcaagaatccacactggcgagaacccTGTTGCCTGTTCAGTCACTTGCTAA